From the genome of Candidatus Methanoperedens sp., one region includes:
- a CDS encoding YfcE family phosphodiesterase — MLVGLIADVHSNAVALKAVLSALDDMGVEKILHAGDVIGYNPYPNETIELFKKKNIISILGNHDRALITGDTSGFNPYAAIALIWTADVIYSDNFCYIQSLRNVEFVSPGGSRISIVHGSPTDFDEYIYPENANPELLSNLDCDVLVLGHTHVQFKKEYPSGMVINPGSVGQPRDENPDAAFAILDTDSGKAHLHRTSYDIEKVIGDIISTPLPQVLGLRLRLGL, encoded by the coding sequence GTGCTTGTCGGCTTGATAGCGGATGTTCATTCCAATGCAGTCGCATTAAAAGCCGTGCTTTCAGCCCTCGATGATATGGGCGTAGAAAAGATATTGCATGCTGGCGATGTCATTGGCTATAATCCATACCCAAATGAGACAATCGAATTATTCAAAAAGAAAAATATAATTTCCATTCTCGGGAACCATGACAGAGCATTGATTACGGGTGATACTTCCGGATTCAATCCATATGCTGCTATAGCTCTTATTTGGACTGCAGATGTCATATATTCCGATAATTTCTGTTACATTCAGTCACTAAGAAATGTGGAATTCGTTTCTCCAGGAGGAAGCAGAATATCCATTGTGCATGGAAGCCCGACGGACTTCGATGAATATATTTATCCGGAAAACGCAAATCCTGAGCTTCTTTCAAATTTAGATTGCGATGTTCTGGTTTTGGGTCATACTCATGTCCAGTTTAAAAAAGAATATCCTTCGGGGATGGTCATAAACCCGGGTTCAGTAGGCCAGCCGAGGGATGAAAATCCAGATGCAGCATTCGCTATTTTAGATACGGATTCTGGAAAAGCGCACCTGCACAGGACGAGTTATGACATCGAAAAAGTGATTGGTGATATCATTTCAACGCCTCTTCCCCAAGTGCTTGGTCTCCGGCTCAGGCTTGGCCTCTAG
- a CDS encoding radical SAM protein produces the protein MGTLGVLGLELVQMDTPPTTAYLQIYTEKRCKANCQFCAQASGASADLIHIARGLYVPVDLDAVVSRLKIAFDRGYLARACIQTALYDKWWLDTVYLIKSIRAESKIPISLSVFPLSDRKYLELIQIGVGELVIPLDACTPELFGKIKGNEAGGPYSWDEHLDGMKRAARLFNKVGTHLIIGLGESDEEAVRIIRELWKSNICPALFSYTYVPGAQLRLYEKSNSMKHYRTVQLARHLIVEGEYSEMRFSNGELCDFGATRDLIIELIEDGRAFQTSGCPDCNRPMANETFSKMYNFPRKPNPDEIEGIKKELGELIL, from the coding sequence ATGGGAACCTTAGGAGTTCTCGGGCTTGAACTTGTGCAGATGGATACGCCCCCAACGACTGCGTATCTCCAGATCTACACTGAAAAACGCTGCAAGGCAAATTGCCAATTCTGCGCCCAGGCTTCCGGCGCAAGCGCTGATCTGATCCATATAGCCAGGGGCCTGTACGTACCAGTTGACCTCGATGCTGTGGTTTCGAGGTTGAAAATCGCGTTTGATCGTGGCTATCTTGCCCGCGCCTGTATACAGACCGCGCTATATGATAAATGGTGGCTGGATACGGTCTATTTGATCAAGAGCATCAGGGCAGAAAGCAAGATACCAATATCGCTTTCTGTTTTTCCCCTCAGTGATCGGAAATACTTGGAGTTAATACAAATCGGGGTGGGAGAACTTGTGATACCACTTGATGCCTGCACGCCTGAGTTGTTCGGTAAAATAAAAGGAAATGAAGCAGGTGGGCCTTACTCATGGGATGAACATCTGGACGGTATGAAAAGGGCAGCCCGCCTATTCAACAAGGTCGGGACGCATCTTATTATCGGGCTAGGGGAAAGCGATGAGGAAGCTGTCCGGATCATCCGGGAATTATGGAAGAGTAATATATGTCCCGCACTTTTCTCCTATACGTATGTTCCAGGAGCACAGTTAAGACTCTATGAAAAATCTAATTCGATGAAGCATTATCGCACTGTGCAGCTGGCCCGACACCTGATAGTGGAGGGGGAATATTCGGAAATGAGGTTTTCAAACGGTGAACTGTGTGACTTTGGTGCGACAAGGGATTTGATCATTGAGCTTATCGAAGACGGAAGGGCTTTTCAGACATCAGGATGTCCTGATTGCAACCGGCCGATGGCGAACGAAACTTTTTCGAAGATGTACAATTTTCCAAGAAAACCGAATCCCGATGAAATAGAAGGTATCAAGAAAGAACTTGGAGAATTGATACTTTGA
- a CDS encoding type II toxin-antitoxin system RelE/ParE family toxin, whose protein sequence is MNKNKQQSTSYSIEIKPELTKKLKKLKKKDTLLFMRIQKKISEIVEHPTHYKPLKYGMKNIRRVHFDPYVLTFTVNEEERLVEFLDFAHHDEIYL, encoded by the coding sequence ATGAATAAAAATAAACAACAATCAACATCTTATTCTATCGAGATAAAGCCCGAGCTTACAAAGAAATTAAAGAAGCTAAAAAAGAAGGACACGTTACTATTTATGCGTATTCAAAAGAAGATTTCTGAAATCGTAGAACATCCTACCCATTACAAGCCTCTGAAATACGGCATGAAAAACATCCGGCGCGTGCATTTTGACCCTTATGTTCTGACCTTCACCGTAAATGAAGAAGAGCGATTGGTAGAATTTCTGGATTTCGCACACCACGATGAAATATATTTATAA
- a CDS encoding ARMT1-like domain-containing protein yields the protein MKTHPRCAPCLLSRVQFEAELSTKDIAMQKKAVLAGIEVLRKCLADGAPATHLSTKIHREAYRVLGDIDPYREKKRQSNEAAKKLFPFARDFVAEKDSFRRAVLASIVGNSFDFGVLGFDADKEIAKETMLRQFESGLDVDDTEKMKSLLENVVYLADNCGEIIFDALLFEEIKKLGGRITLVVRGAPILNDVTMKEARELGLDRKVNRVLTTGSNAIGLCLREAPEELVIALREASLIISKGMANYETMSEYDFRPIAYLLKTKCETVAEALGLSRNMNVARVEEKQHISE from the coding sequence TTGAAGACCCATCCGAGATGCGCGCCGTGTTTATTGTCAAGAGTGCAGTTCGAGGCAGAGCTTTCCACAAAGGACATAGCCATGCAGAAAAAAGCTGTGCTTGCCGGGATAGAAGTGCTGAGGAAATGCCTGGCGGATGGAGCGCCTGCCACACACCTGTCCACGAAGATACACAGGGAGGCTTACAGGGTGCTTGGGGACATAGACCCGTACAGGGAGAAAAAAAGGCAAAGCAATGAGGCTGCAAAAAAGCTTTTCCCTTTTGCGAGAGATTTTGTTGCGGAAAAGGATTCGTTCAGGCGCGCGGTGCTTGCGTCGATCGTAGGCAACTCATTTGATTTCGGGGTTCTTGGGTTCGATGCGGATAAGGAAATAGCAAAGGAAACCATGCTCAGGCAATTTGAGTCCGGTCTCGATGTGGATGACACAGAGAAGATGAAATCGCTGCTGGAAAACGTGGTATATCTTGCGGATAACTGCGGTGAGATAATATTCGATGCCCTGTTATTTGAGGAAATTAAAAAGCTCGGAGGCAGGATAACCCTGGTTGTCAGGGGCGCACCCATACTCAATGATGTAACGATGAAAGAGGCAAGAGAACTCGGTCTTGACAGGAAGGTGAACAGGGTGCTCACAACAGGTTCAAATGCTATTGGTTTATGTCTCAGGGAAGCCCCTGAAGAGCTTGTGATAGCACTTAGGGAAGCGTCGCTTATCATCAGCAAGGGTATGGCGAACTACGAGACAATGTCCGAGTATGATTTCAGGCCGATCGCATATCTTCTGAAAACCAAATGCGAGACGGTGGCAGAGGCGCTTGGACTTTCCAGGAATATGAATGTGGCGAGAGTGGAAGAAAAACAACACATCTCTGAATAA
- a CDS encoding DNA-directed DNA polymerase encodes MNFQILDADYTYSDGKPVVRLYGRDESGNSVCCSVLDFEPYFYAKAEPEMVVILQEKFKEHIKKIEPVQRFEPIGYFKNPVNMLKITLFDPKGVPIIRDDVRNMVGDVYETDILFRNRYMVDNGLGGMGWARAEACGNSKDNGVLSSIKITSRKVEPLEILRNAPLRHLAYDIECLPLDGAMPVPETSPIILMSLAFEPDFNGKKTLVLVGKKARMVGDVEGCASEEAMMRRFFEIVREYDPDILVGYNSNSFDIPYIVERIKTLNMKGARIDPLMGRDGRSVYFKRFGNTTRVSVMGRIVMDVLPLLRKEFSLKQYTLRNAAKELLGLEKLDIPFLEMEDYWKDDGEKLSKFIEYARRDSELALAFLLKLRLIDKYIALARASGTLLQDILDGGQTQMVENIILREYMKHNRVLPARPTGEMSDGRFDEGEELAGGEVLPPKKGLLENIVILDYKSLYPTIMMAHNLCYTTEVVDERPDEVVKAPSGGVFVSQKIAKGIVPAILEELLNRRQATREKMKTASEEDARVLDATQQALKILLNSFYGYSGYARARLYSLTLASAVTSFGRENILRTKSLIENEIKEIILTDGGAFTKVEAKVGKRICLSVVYGDTDSVFVNLLDKEITLDDAELVGRKIAKIVTSSLQKPMELVFDSFGRRAIFIAKKRYAVLVWEKSNGVMKEKLRVKGMETVRRDWCELTTKTVEKVLELVLKEGKVDDAVELVKGTINSIRTIDARKDSKLFEDLILTRQYTKKVESYKNRQPHITVIEKSRKRGIIANVGDRIPFVIIAGKGLFVDRAEDPDYAREKNLPLDVDYYINKQILPPVARILSDFGVKGEMLRWMGEKKVQTETKQRQLFEF; translated from the coding sequence ATGAACTTCCAGATTCTCGATGCGGATTACACATACAGCGACGGCAAACCTGTGGTGAGACTCTATGGAAGGGACGAATCCGGAAACAGCGTCTGCTGCTCGGTACTCGATTTTGAACCGTATTTTTATGCAAAGGCCGAACCTGAAATGGTCGTGATCCTTCAGGAGAAGTTCAAGGAACACATAAAAAAGATCGAACCAGTCCAACGGTTTGAACCTATCGGATATTTCAAGAATCCGGTCAACATGCTCAAGATAACCCTCTTTGACCCCAAAGGCGTTCCAATTATCAGGGATGATGTCAGGAACATGGTGGGTGATGTGTATGAGACGGATATACTTTTCAGGAACAGGTATATGGTGGACAACGGGCTTGGCGGGATGGGATGGGCAAGGGCTGAAGCATGTGGTAATTCAAAAGACAATGGCGTTCTTAGCAGTATTAAAATAACATCAAGAAAAGTCGAGCCTTTGGAAATCCTGCGAAATGCGCCGCTGCGGCATCTTGCTTATGATATCGAGTGCCTGCCTTTGGATGGCGCGATGCCTGTGCCTGAAACCTCTCCTATTATCCTGATGAGTCTTGCATTTGAGCCTGATTTTAACGGTAAAAAGACTCTTGTCCTTGTGGGAAAGAAAGCGCGCATGGTTGGGGACGTGGAGGGCTGCGCAAGTGAAGAGGCAATGATGAGGCGGTTTTTCGAGATTGTCAGGGAGTACGACCCCGATATCCTTGTGGGCTATAACTCCAACAGTTTCGATATTCCCTACATCGTTGAAAGGATAAAGACACTCAACATGAAAGGCGCCAGGATAGACCCTCTCATGGGCAGGGACGGGAGGTCTGTATATTTTAAGAGATTCGGCAACACCACGCGTGTAAGCGTGATGGGGCGGATTGTCATGGATGTGCTTCCCCTGCTTCGAAAGGAATTCTCCCTTAAGCAGTACACGCTCAGGAACGCGGCAAAAGAACTGCTCGGCCTTGAGAAACTTGACATACCTTTCCTTGAGATGGAAGACTACTGGAAAGATGACGGGGAGAAACTCTCGAAATTCATCGAGTATGCCAGGCGCGACTCCGAGCTTGCCCTCGCGTTCCTTTTAAAACTCCGTCTTATCGATAAGTATATTGCTCTTGCCAGGGCGAGCGGGACTCTGCTCCAGGATATTCTTGACGGGGGGCAGACCCAGATGGTGGAGAATATCATTCTCCGCGAATACATGAAGCACAACCGCGTTCTTCCTGCAAGACCTACGGGCGAGATGTCGGATGGGAGGTTCGATGAAGGCGAGGAACTGGCAGGGGGTGAAGTTCTGCCCCCGAAGAAAGGGCTGCTTGAAAATATCGTGATACTTGATTACAAATCTCTTTACCCGACTATAATGATGGCTCACAACCTGTGCTATACCACCGAGGTGGTGGATGAGAGACCGGATGAGGTGGTCAAGGCACCATCAGGCGGTGTATTTGTTTCGCAGAAAATTGCAAAGGGTATCGTGCCAGCTATACTTGAGGAGCTTCTTAACAGGAGGCAGGCCACCCGGGAAAAAATGAAGACAGCAAGTGAAGAAGATGCACGCGTGCTGGATGCCACCCAGCAGGCGCTCAAGATCCTTCTTAACAGTTTCTACGGGTATTCTGGATATGCGAGGGCGCGGCTTTACAGTTTGACCCTTGCAAGCGCTGTCACAAGTTTCGGGCGCGAGAACATCCTGCGGACAAAAAGCCTTATCGAGAATGAGATAAAGGAAATAATCCTGACTGACGGAGGCGCTTTTACAAAGGTTGAAGCAAAAGTGGGGAAGAGAATTTGTTTGTCGGTGGTTTACGGGGATACTGACAGCGTGTTTGTAAATCTCCTGGATAAAGAGATCACGCTTGATGATGCAGAACTCGTCGGACGAAAGATCGCTAAGATCGTGACATCATCACTCCAGAAACCAATGGAGCTTGTTTTTGATTCGTTCGGAAGGCGCGCTATATTTATAGCCAAGAAGCGATACGCAGTGCTGGTGTGGGAGAAATCCAACGGCGTAATGAAGGAGAAGCTCAGGGTTAAAGGCATGGAGACTGTTAGGCGGGACTGGTGCGAGCTTACTACGAAGACCGTGGAAAAAGTGCTTGAACTTGTGTTGAAGGAAGGGAAAGTGGATGATGCAGTAGAACTTGTGAAAGGCACGATAAACAGCATAAGAACAATAGATGCAAGAAAGGACAGCAAGCTGTTCGAGGACCTGATATTAACAAGGCAGTACACCAAAAAAGTCGAGAGCTATAAGAACAGGCAGCCGCACATAACTGTTATAGAGAAATCAAGAAAAAGAGGAATAATCGCAAACGTGGGGGATAGGATTCCTTTTGTCATAATTGCAGGAAAAGGACTGTTCGTGGACAGGGCAGAAGATCCTGATTACGCAAGGGAGAAAAATCTACCTCTGGATGTTGATTACTATATCAATAAACAGATACTTCCTCCTGTCGCGCGCATATTATCTGATTTCGGCGTGAAGGGGGAAATGTTAAGATGGATGGGGGAAAAGAAGGTTCAAACTGAAACGAAACAGAGGCAATTGTTCGAATTTTAG
- a CDS encoding NTPase, with protein sequence MLRIAITGSPGTGKSTVCRNVLKKLTCTYGGMTSADIRENGARVGFEIRDITTGKQGILAHKKGTGPRVGSYHVNIEDLNSIGVAAIKNAMNSDLIVIDEIAPMEFKSSEFIKTVEEALDSNKNMLVVLHQKSSHPVAERIRKEFTIYTVTPENRERLVSEIAGRFNESH encoded by the coding sequence ATGCTCCGAATCGCAATAACTGGAAGCCCAGGCACAGGAAAATCCACGGTCTGCCGCAACGTTCTGAAGAAACTCACCTGCACCTACGGCGGCATGACGAGCGCCGACATCAGGGAAAATGGCGCCCGCGTGGGATTCGAAATAAGGGATATCACCACCGGAAAGCAGGGTATACTTGCCCATAAGAAAGGTACAGGGCCGCGCGTTGGCAGTTACCATGTCAATATCGAGGATCTGAACAGCATCGGAGTTGCTGCTATCAAAAATGCCATGAATTCAGATTTGATCGTTATCGATGAGATAGCGCCTATGGAGTTCAAGTCCTCGGAATTTATAAAAACCGTGGAGGAAGCGCTTGATTCCAATAAAAATATGCTGGTTGTGCTTCACCAGAAATCCAGCCATCCGGTCGCGGAGAGGATACGGAAGGAATTTACGATTTATACCGTAACACCGGAGAACAGGGAAAGGCTGGTTTCGGAGATAGCGGGCAGATTTAACGAATCTCATTAA
- a CDS encoding tRNA (guanine(10)-N(2))-dimethyltransferase, with amino-acid sequence MLTKIITEGTTIVEVPIPDENASFPPSSVAVFYNPAMRMNRDIAVAAIACFSKNNPEYTYLDALSASGIRGLRIAREVGLRATMSDWDETSFDLIKKNIELNSLTNCTAIKRNANVMMLDNSFDIIDLDPFGTPAPFLDAACFSTKRLLCITATDTAPLCGAHKKAGIRNYAAVPLKTEYYPEMGIRILMGAVARTLAKYDKAMTPLLSYASAHYVRLFAGVKKGIKDADECLGNMGFISHCFNCGAREWKHGLAVHMKEECPACGHTTSLAGPLWLGRLHEKDFCEEVLGEVRKREFDDAEKLIISCRDELDVPMHYDYHKICKSLGITAMPTDELILALKERGFQASRTHFSGISFKTEAGMEEIKGIVRELAGGSELERSSLKK; translated from the coding sequence ATGCTCACGAAAATCATCACTGAAGGCACAACAATCGTAGAGGTTCCCATCCCGGATGAGAACGCAAGCTTCCCTCCATCTTCTGTTGCGGTATTCTATAATCCCGCCATGCGGATGAACCGGGATATTGCAGTTGCAGCGATCGCATGTTTTTCAAAAAATAATCCCGAATATACCTATCTTGATGCATTATCAGCCTCAGGCATCCGCGGCCTTCGCATTGCCAGGGAGGTCGGCCTCAGAGCCACGATGAGCGACTGGGACGAGACCTCCTTCGACCTCATAAAGAAAAATATAGAACTGAATAGCCTGACGAACTGCACCGCGATCAAGAGGAATGCCAACGTGATGATGCTGGACAATAGCTTCGACATAATCGACCTTGACCCATTCGGCACCCCAGCGCCGTTCCTGGACGCGGCATGCTTCTCAACGAAGCGCTTGCTCTGCATCACGGCAACCGATACCGCGCCCCTTTGCGGCGCGCACAAGAAAGCTGGTATCAGGAATTATGCTGCCGTGCCTCTGAAGACCGAATATTATCCTGAGATGGGGATCAGGATACTTATGGGTGCTGTTGCCCGAACGCTTGCGAAATATGATAAAGCGATGACACCTTTGCTATCATACGCCTCGGCGCATTATGTCAGGCTCTTTGCCGGGGTTAAAAAAGGTATCAAAGATGCTGATGAGTGCCTGGGCAACATGGGTTTCATTTCCCACTGTTTCAACTGCGGTGCAAGAGAGTGGAAACACGGGCTGGCAGTTCATATGAAAGAGGAATGCCCGGCGTGCGGGCACACCACATCGCTGGCAGGACCTCTGTGGCTCGGCAGGCTGCATGAGAAGGATTTTTGCGAAGAGGTACTGGGCGAGGTCAGGAAGAGAGAGTTTGATGATGCGGAAAAGCTGATCATATCATGCAGGGATGAGCTTGATGTCCCGATGCATTACGATTATCACAAGATCTGCAAGTCGCTCGGGATTACTGCGATGCCAACGGATGAACTCATCCTGGCTTTGAAGGAACGAGGTTTTCAGGCTTCGAGAACGCATTTTTCGGGAATTTCGTTCAAGACGGAAGCAGGGATGGAGGAGATAAAGGGGATTGTGAGGGAACTAGCTGGAGGAAGTGAACTGGAAAGGAGTTCATTAAAAAAATAG
- a CDS encoding ATP-binding protein: MYERSIIERNPWWASGSVPEELIGINRREYLGQITERLKDQKLLAILGIRRSGKSTLIYQSIRHLLDNGTDPKNIFYINADDFEKPGRANLEEALDFCQQNNMVSLKDIKIYVFIDEIQNVRGWQQLLKKYYDLKYSSKFIVSGSSSSLIYKNSSESLAGRISFIDVFPLTFREFLQFNNIEIQKAALQFKSLKQMYYELSPKINEIAGFLSQYLNVGGFPEWFDIKNEETWFKILSEEYTSLLIYRDIVRIFRIRDPLLLESVFRFVSAHSSKRFSYLGIAKQNDGDKETSKQYIFHLARSHLIYLSDFYTKSKKASERKEKKIYFCDLGLKNSIGGHQDIGFDAETCVYLHCLKQVSSYPMGKIFYWLDKKKNETDIIMSYGSELIPIEVKYRSSIDDSDLKGILSFCQDFSVKNAYVVTKTLMEEREIDGVMVSFIPLWLFLLVF; the protein is encoded by the coding sequence ATGTATGAAAGAAGCATCATCGAGAGAAACCCATGGTGGGCATCGGGAAGCGTGCCTGAAGAGCTTATTGGTATAAACCGGAGGGAATACCTTGGACAGATAACGGAGCGATTAAAAGATCAGAAGCTCCTTGCAATCCTTGGTATAAGGAGAAGCGGCAAATCAACGCTTATTTATCAATCAATCAGGCATCTTCTTGACAATGGTACTGACCCCAAAAACATATTCTACATAAATGCAGATGACTTCGAGAAACCTGGAAGAGCGAACCTTGAGGAAGCACTTGATTTCTGTCAGCAGAATAATATGGTTTCCCTGAAAGATATAAAAATCTATGTGTTCATTGATGAAATCCAAAATGTCCGGGGATGGCAACAGCTCTTGAAAAAATATTATGACCTCAAATATTCTTCAAAATTCATTGTTTCAGGCTCATCTTCCAGTCTTATCTATAAGAACTCATCAGAAAGCCTTGCAGGAAGAATAAGCTTTATTGATGTTTTTCCTCTTACATTCAGGGAGTTCTTGCAGTTCAACAACATAGAGATACAAAAGGCTGCGCTTCAATTTAAATCGCTGAAACAAATGTATTATGAGCTTTCCCCGAAAATCAACGAGATAGCTGGTTTCCTATCGCAGTACCTGAACGTGGGTGGATTCCCGGAATGGTTCGATATAAAGAATGAGGAAACCTGGTTCAAAATACTGTCAGAGGAGTATACAAGCCTCCTGATCTACAGGGATATTGTAAGAATTTTCAGGATTCGCGACCCGCTGCTCCTTGAATCCGTTTTCAGGTTCGTATCCGCTCATTCAAGTAAGCGTTTCAGTTACCTTGGAATCGCAAAACAGAATGATGGGGACAAGGAGACCTCAAAACAATATATTTTCCATCTCGCCCGTTCGCATCTCATATATCTGTCAGATTTTTATACAAAAAGCAAAAAGGCTTCAGAGAGAAAGGAAAAAAAGATATATTTCTGCGATCTAGGTCTTAAGAATTCCATAGGTGGGCACCAGGATATCGGTTTTGATGCCGAGACATGTGTATATCTGCACTGCCTCAAGCAAGTTTCCAGTTACCCTATGGGAAAGATATTCTACTGGCTTGACAAAAAAAAGAACGAGACAGATATTATTATGAGTTATGGGTCTGAATTAATTCCTATTGAAGTAAAATACAGGTCTTCTATTGATGATTCGGATTTGAAGGGGATATTGAGTTTTTGCCAGGATTTTAGTGTTAAAAATGCGTATGTTGTGACAAAAACGCTAATGGAAGAGAGGGAGATCGATGGTGTAATGGTTTCATTTATTCCGTTATGGTTGTTTTTGCTGGTGTTTTGA
- the oadA gene encoding sodium-extruding oxaloacetate decarboxylase subunit alpha, which translates to MSQVKLTDTTLRDAHQSLIATRMRTRDMLPIAEKMDEAGFFSLEVWGGATFDSSIRYLNEDPWDRLRALKKAIKKTPLQMLLRGQNLVGYRHYSDDIVVKFVEHAGESGIDIFRIFDAVNDIRNMEVSIKTAKRVGAHVQGTVCYTISPVHPIPLYVKMAKELEEMGCDSLCIKDMAGLISPQNAFDLVTALKEEISIPVDLHSHCTSGMAPMSYLFACEAGVDILDTAFSPFAWGTSQPPTETTVAALRGTRYDTGLDLFLLTEIKKYFEELKEKYRGILDPISERIDTNVLKYQIPGGMLSNLVSQLKEQNALDKYDAVLAEMPRVREELGYPPLVTPTSQIVGTQAVLNVLMGERYKVVPKEVKDYVKGLYGRTPAPISKEIIAKILGDEKPITCRPADLLPPELEKVTKEAYALGIVKKPEDILTYALYPAIAPKFLRGEAKEETLEAPKPNNGKAGAPMPTEFRVEVDGDEFNVKIISVGGGIAVKSITAAEGPKTMDGAVTASMQGMVLKVKVKKGDPVAKGDVVMVLEAMKMENNIHAPHAGTVKDIFVKEGITVSAGDTLLIIG; encoded by the coding sequence ATGTCCCAGGTAAAACTCACAGACACAACTCTCAGAGATGCCCACCAGTCCCTTATCGCCACCCGCATGAGAACAAGGGATATGCTGCCTATAGCCGAGAAGATGGATGAGGCGGGTTTCTTTTCGCTCGAGGTATGGGGCGGTGCCACCTTCGACTCATCTATACGGTATTTGAACGAGGATCCGTGGGACAGGCTGCGGGCGCTCAAAAAAGCGATCAAGAAAACACCCCTCCAGATGCTGCTGCGCGGCCAGAACCTCGTGGGTTACAGGCATTACTCCGACGACATTGTTGTAAAATTCGTTGAGCATGCCGGGGAAAGCGGGATTGATATTTTCAGGATATTCGATGCGGTCAATGACATAAGGAACATGGAAGTTTCGATAAAGACAGCAAAGCGCGTGGGTGCACATGTGCAGGGCACTGTGTGCTACACCATAAGCCCAGTCCATCCCATCCCGCTGTATGTCAAGATGGCAAAGGAGCTTGAGGAGATGGGTTGCGATTCGTTGTGCATCAAGGACATGGCAGGTCTCATCTCGCCTCAGAATGCCTTTGACCTCGTTACAGCACTGAAAGAAGAGATTAGTATCCCGGTTGATCTGCACAGCCACTGCACAAGCGGGATGGCACCGATGAGCTATCTTTTTGCCTGCGAGGCTGGCGTGGATATCCTGGACACGGCTTTCTCCCCTTTCGCCTGGGGCACATCGCAGCCACCGACTGAAACAACTGTGGCGGCGCTGCGTGGAACGAGATACGATACCGGTCTTGACCTCTTCCTTCTCACAGAGATAAAGAAATACTTTGAGGAACTTAAAGAGAAATACCGGGGGATCCTTGACCCCATCTCAGAGAGAATAGACACGAACGTGTTGAAGTACCAGATCCCTGGAGGGATGCTCTCCAATCTGGTATCGCAGTTGAAAGAGCAGAATGCCCTTGATAAGTACGATGCAGTGCTTGCCGAGATGCCCAGGGTGAGAGAAGAGCTGGGCTACCCGCCGCTGGTCACACCCACAAGCCAGATCGTAGGTACGCAAGCGGTATTGAACGTGCTCATGGGAGAGCGCTACAAAGTCGTGCCGAAAGAAGTAAAGGATTATGTCAAAGGCCTATACGGACGCACGCCTGCACCCATAAGCAAGGAGATCATCGCAAAAATACTGGGGGATGAAAAGCCCATAACCTGCCGCCCGGCAGACCTTTTGCCGCCTGAACTTGAGAAGGTCACAAAAGAAGCATATGCGCTTGGGATTGTCAAGAAACCAGAAGATATCCTGACTTATGCCCTGTATCCCGCAATAGCGCCAAAGTTCCTGAGGGGCGAGGCTAAAGAGGAAACTCTGGAAGCTCCAAAACCGAATAACGGGAAGGCAGGAGCCCCGATGCCAACCGAATTCAGGGTGGAAGTGGACGGCGATGAGTTCAATGTAAAGATCATATCCGTGGGCGGTGGGATTGCAGTAAAGTCGATAACAGCCGCAGAAGGCCCCAAAACCATGGACGGCGCCGTAACCGCAAGCATGCAGGGAATGGTCCTGAAAGTAAAGGTCAAGAAAGGAGATCCGGTCGCCAAAGGAGATGTAGTGATGGTCCTGGAAGCCATGAAGATGGAGAATAACATCCATGCACCCCATGCCGGCACCGTGAAAGACATATTCGTTAAAGAAGGCATCACAGTGAGCGCTGGAGATACATTGTTGATCATCGGGTAG